Genomic segment of Microscilla marina ATCC 23134:
CGCGAGTTGGCAAGGCGGGGCACTTTTATTTGCCCACCAATTTTACCTCGTTGTTTGAGCCATTCATAAAACGTACCTTCGGGCACATTGTGTACTACAGGCTTTATCAATGCCATATCTAAATGCCTTTTGGCGTCATAGTCAGAGTTGACCTCCCTCAGTGTTTGGTCAAGCACTGTCGAGAAGGTATCCATGCTCGAAGGGTTTTCGGCAAACTCAATGATCCATTCGTGTCCGCCTTTACTTTGGCTGCCCAGGTAAATAGGACCAGCCGTAAAGTTATTCAATACTGCACCAGTGGCGTTGCAGGCAGCAGTTATGGCGGTTTCGGCATTTTCTATGATTACTTCTTCGCCAAAGGCATTGATAAAGTGCTTGGTACGCCCCGTGATTTTTACCCGAAAGGGGCTCAAAGAGGTAAACTTTACTGTATCGCCTATTTTGTAGCGCCATAGCCCCGAACTATTAGAAATGATAATGGCGTAGTTTTTATCCAGCTCTACTTGGTCTAGAGTCAGGGTTTGCGGGTGTTCTTTGTCTACCTCCGACAAAGGGATAAACTCATAAAACATGTCATAGTCGAGCATCAACAGCATATCATCACGGCTGAGGTCGTCCTGTAGCCCAAAGAAACCCTCCGAAGCATTATAAGTTTCCATATAACTAATGCCTGGAGCAAGGCTATCAAATAGTTCACGATAGGGCTGAAAAGCTACTGCCCCGTGAACAAATATCTCAAAGTCAGGCCAAACCTCTTTGATGTGTTTGGCGCCGGTAATTTCTAAAATTCTTTTGAAAAGGACAATCGTCCAGGTGGGCACTCCCAGGGCACTGGTAATGTTCAAGGGAATGGCTTCGGCTGCCATAGCCTCTATTTTTTCTTCCCAGTTGGGCATTAGAGCGGTTTCTAAACTTGGTGCGCGCAGGTATTGCGCCCAACGTGGCATGTGGTGCATAATTACTGCCGATACATCGCCATAATAAGTACCTTGCCAATGAGGGTTAGGCGATAAAGAGCCTCCTACCGACAAGCCCTTGCCTCTGAAAAAACGTGTATCAGGTTTGTTTACTACTACTAACGAGAGCATGTCGCGCCCGCCTCTAAAATGACATTTCTGGAGGGTTTCGCGCGATACAGGTATAAACTTACTGCGGGCGTTGGTAGTGCCCGATGATTTGGCAAACCAGTTGATTTTAGAAGACCATAATACGTTTTGTTCGCCCTTGAGCATGCGTTCAATATAGGGGTATAAGTCTTCGTAGCTTGAAATGGGCACTCTTTCTTGAAACTGTTCGAATCTTCGAATGTCTTTGTAATGGTATTTCTTACCCCATTCGGTGTTTTTTGCCAGCTCCACTAGTTTAGTGAACATACGTTTTTGTACTTCGTCAGGATGTTGCATAAAGTGCTTGATCTTTGGCCAGCGCCTTTTCAACCCCCATTTGATAACATTATCGACTATGCTCATATTATATACTTAAATTGAACTCTACAGGTAAATGACAAAATCAGTCTAAATCGCTGTGGTTGCCAAAAGCGTACAGTGAGATTCAGATAGCCCTTTTGCAGTTCCCTTCATCAGTATAACAACTCATCATACAAACGACTTGTTGCCAAAAATAGATTTTGGGCATTTTTTGCCATTGTATCACTCAAATATAAAATTTACTTTCGAATGATTGGCAAATTTAGACATAATTATGATAGTGTTCAGCTATTTCTGCACAAATATCTTGGCTTAAGATACAAAAAAACAACCACAGAATCTCTATAACCAAGAGATAGTTGTGGTTGTTTTGGCAATACACTCAAGCGCTGTGTTACTTTATTTGTTTATGGTTGTACTTTTTCTTCCGAATCGTTGGTGTCGTTGCTTTGAGACTTACTTTCGGCTGCTTCATCTTTGGCGTTGATACTCTCCGATGGAGAGGGAACCTGGTCATTTTTACCCATCATTTCGGGCTTTTTCAATGCAGGGTCGTTTCCTTTACTGATGTACTCATCCGGAATAGGAGCTTTGTCTTTGTATTTGGCGTTAATTTGCCCCGGCTCGGCGTCTAGTTTTACATCTTCTTTGATAAACTTACGTACCAACACATAGTTTTTGCCCAAGTAGTGTTCTTTTACCAAGGGGTTTTGCACCAACTCTTCGGGTGGTCCATCGGCAAAACGTTTACCCAATGACATTACATAAGAACGGTCGGTAATAGACAGTATAGCATCAGCGTTGTGGTCGGTAATTAAAATACCAATGTTTTTGTGCTTGAGGTGATAGATAATATTTTGGATTTCTTCTACCGCCAATGGGTCTACTCCGGCAAAGGGCTCATCGAGCAATACAAACTTTGGATCTACGGCCAGGGTACGGGCAATTTCGGTACGCCTGCGTTCCCCCCCTGAAAGCACCTTACCAGGGCTTTTGCGCACTTTGTGCAGGTTAAATTCATCGATGAGTTCGTCTACCTTTTCGCGTTGTTGGGCTACCGAGAGCTTGGTCATTTGTAATACTGCCCTTATATTTTCTTCTACAGTCAGCCCTCGAAAGACCGACTCGTCCTGAGCCAGATAACCAATGCCTTTGCGGGCACGCTTATACACGGGTAGTTTAGTAATGTCCTCATCTCCTAATAACACCTTGCCTGTATTGGGTTTTACCAGACCTACTACCATATAAAAGGTGGTAGTTTTTCCGGCCCCGTTGGGTCCCAGCATGCCCACAATTTCTCCTTGGTTTACTTCAATAGATACATTGTTTACTACTGCCTTACCCTTGTATTTTTTTACTAAATTTACTGCGGTTAATTTCATGGAAGTAATTACGAATGATTAAATTACGAATAAATATAAGTTGTTGATCACAATAGTCCATAGTATTTAGTCGATAGTCCGTAGCCGATTCGAGTAAATGTTCACCTTATTAAATGCTGTAAACCAGCATTTTATATTAAGATTGCGTACTCGCTTTATTTTTAAAAGTGTTTCGGTTGTATGCCTAAACACCCAATTAAATAGTTTTTAAATTCATCAATAACTGATCACCAGCAAACAACTTTGACTAAAATCACTGCGGAGTATTGGATCAACAACCAGCTTCATTCATTAGTTACGCTTAATTTTGACTTGGTTTGTAGCCGACCTGGTAACCGATATTGTTTGTATAAGCCCCCTATATACCAAAGCGTCTCAATGCCTGATCAGGCGTAAATGAAGCTTATTACTCATAAAACTTAATATCTTTGATCTTCAACTGAAGCGATGTTTGTCCCCGGTAACGATTCTCGTCTATGTTGTAACACAAGGCAAAACGTTCGCCACTGGCAATTCGTTCGTAGTGTTCAGGCATACCAAAGCCAATGGCATCAAAAAAAGCATCAGAACCCTCTTGCCGAGTACGAAATTTTACGTGTTTTTCTTTCAGTAACTTTGGGTAATCAGCATACAAATGCTCACTTACAAACACTGGGCGCATATTAGCCGGGCCAAAGGGGGCAAATTGCTGCAAGATACGATAAAATTTTCCGGTAATATCTTTCAGTTCTATTTTTGCGTCAATCTCAATCAAAGGGGTCAGCTGTTCCTCGTCAATTTGTTTGGCTACAATGTTTTCAAACTTTTGCCGAAAAGGCTCTATTTTATCCAGTGTAAGGGTAAGCCCCGCAGCGTGGGTATGCCCACCAAATTGTTCCAGCAAATCAGCGCAAGCGTCAATCGCCTCGTACAAGTCAAAGCCGGGTACCGACCTTGCCGACCCAGTGGCTTTGCCATTGTGTTGGGTCAATATGACAGTGGGACGGTGGTAAGTTTCTATGCAACGCGATGCCACAATACCTATGACCCCTTTATGCCAGTTTTCTTTGAACAATACGGTTGTTTTAGATTTTTCCAGTCGGTTTTGCTCTATCATAGACAAAGCTTCTTCAGTAATACTGGAATCCAGGTCGCGGCGCTGTAAATTATCTTTATTGATTAACTCTGCTACATAGTCTGCTTCTTTTTTGTTATTTGACACGAGCAACATCACTGCTTTTTTGGCGTGTTGAATACGCCCGGCAGCATTAATGCGAGGTCCTAACCCAAACACTACGTTTGATATATCCAGTACGGTATCATCACTAAACTTTGCTACATCAATGAGCGCCTTTATGCCAGTACGTTGGGTTTGGTTGAGTTGGCGCAAGCCATAAAAAGCCATGACCCGGTTTTCGCCAATGATTGGCACAATGTCACAGGCAATGCTAATGACCAGTAAATCAAGGAAAGGATAGAGTTTTTCCAGGTCAATGTTGTTGCGTAAGCAATATGCCTGCATGAGCTTGAAACCCACCCCACATCCCGACAATTCTTTGAAAGGATAGGCGCAGTCTTTTCGTTTGGGGTCAAGTACCGCGTGGGCACGTGGAATCTCCTGACCTGGCATATGGTGGTCGCATATAATATAATCAACGCCCTGTTCATTGGCGTAGTCCATCAGTTCAACTGACTTAATGCCACAGTCAAGTGCAATTACCAGCGTAATGCCTTGTTCTTTTGCCCAGTCAATAGAAATTTTTGAGATACCATAGCCCTCCAGGTAACGATCGGGGATGTAGTAGTCGAGCAATGAATGATAATTTTGTAAAAAGCCATATACCAAAGCCACCGAGGTAGTACCATCTACATCGTAGTCGCCATAAATCATCATTTTTTCCTTATGCTCAATGGCTTTTTCAAGTCTGATTACTGCCTTTTCCATATCTTGCATCAAAAACGGATCATGTAGGTGGTTTTTTAACGAAGGGCGGAAGAAATCTTTAGCGGCATCAAAAGTTTTGATGTCCCTTTGCACCAACAGGGTTGCCATAGACTCGCTTATCTCTAGAGAACTTGCCAATTGGTTGACTAGTTGAGGGTCAGGTGTTTCTTTAAAAATCCATCTTTTTTGCATATTGGGTCATTTTTTTATGGGAACTTGTCTCTACTTTTATATAATGAGTGGCAAATCGTTCATTTTGTCCATTGACTTCAAAAGCTTTTCATCATTCAACAAAAGCAAGGGTTTTCGCAAATAGTTAAAAATAGAGGCGAGTTCTCGCAACAAAAGCAGTTGTGTTGTTGGCTCAGTATGCCAGCGCTTGTTTAAATTTGCATATTTTTAAAAAACGTCATTTGTAATTGACTTAACTCATGATTAAATTTATCAAAAAAATTTACCAAAAATACCAAAATTACATCAAAGTCGATTTGTTGATGTATTTGTTTATGATCTTGTTTATTATTATTCTTTTTATATTTTTTTAGTATAAAAAAGCTCCATCACTTTATCATCTGTACTGATAGACATCCCCTCATAAAACTCTATAGTCTGGTAGTACATATCTATTTGGTCAGGTGTCCATTGGTTGCTTTTCATCAGTTGCGCAGCAAGGGCTTGGTAGCTTTTGTCTGACGACACCATCAAAGGGTAAATTTCTTGTATAGCAGGCAGTTCAGCTTCTTTCTGGAGGTCATACACAAACTCACCTTGGCAACAAGCCAACACAAAAGCCATGGGCAGGTATGACAAACTTTTAGGGTTTAGTCTTATTACCCCTAATTCAGGTAGATCAACTAAAGGCGTCACATCTTTTATATGATTACCTCCAATGTCGAGTACCCTCAGTTTTGACAAGTGCTTGAGGCTCTCTATCTCTTTAATGCGATTGTTGCTCATCATTAAAAACAACAGGTTGTCTAACAATTGCAGGCAATCAATATTTTCAATTTGGTTATTGTTAATATTCAACCATTGCAGGTTGGTTAGCCCCCACAAGTCATCAATATTTTCAATTTCATTATTGCTTAGGTTGAGCATTTGTAATTGAGGCATATACTTAAAAAGATCAAGACTTTCCAGGTCATTGTCGTCCAGGTTGAGCCTTTTGAGCTGCTTAAAATCCTTTAAAAAAAGAATATCTTCGGTGTCTAATGCCCCTGAATACAAATCGAGTGTTTCTAACGACTTGAGGTTTTTGAGGGGCGCAATGTCTAACCCCCCATTATCACTTACATCTAAATACCGCAATTGAGTGAGTTGAGCAATGGGCGATAAGTCCTCAACCAAATTGTCTTTAACTGAAAGTAACTCAAGCTGGGGAAGGTGTTGAAGTGGGTCAAGTTCATCTAATAAGTTGCCTTCAAGGTTGAGGTGGCGAAGGTTGGATAAATGTTCGATGCCATCTAACTCATGTATTTCATTATTTTGCAATTGCAGGGCTTCTAGCTGAGGAAAATGCTTAAGTGAGGTGAGGTCAGGCAAATGATTGTTTGCCACATAAAAAGAGGTCAGTTTACTTAAGCTTGAAAACGAACTAAGGTCTGTGAGATAATTGTAAGAAAAGTCAACGTGCCGAAGGTTTTTGAGCGTTTTCAAAAAAGCCAAATTGTTGTTTCCCAGACCGCAATTATGCATTGTCAAAGACTTCAGGTTATCAAGTTTGCCAATCACAGGGGGTTTTTCCATCAAAAGCTCGCTCAAGTCAAGCTCTTGCAATTGGGGTAAATCCTGCAAAAAAGACAGATCATCTAATACACAGCTATATAAATGCAATACACGCAAATGTTTAAGTTGACTAATGGCTTGAGTATTTTTCAGCTCCCACCTCTGTGCTCCTTGCGTGACTTTGCCCAAAACTAACTTTTGCAACGAAGTGGGCAGCTGTGAGGGCACGTGCGTAATACGGCTAGACGGGCCCTTATTTGTGGTATTAGATATCATAAAATTGCCACTCAATTCATTGTAAATGGTGCATTCATCTGACAAAATCAATGTGTGCAAATGATCAGCTTCCGCCAATCTCGTAAAGAGGGATTCTTCAGTACCATCGAGTCCACAACACCCCAAGTCGAGCTCAGGGTCTTTGGTTACCAGGTTTATCTCAATCAATTGCTGAGCAAGTTCACTCATATTGTGTTATCCATTATTATAATACCAAAATATAGCCTTCAAATATACGGCAGGTTGAGAGCCCCTGCAAGGTGATGGGAGTTTGGTTCTGGGACTGGGGTTTTACAAGACTATATAGTCGCTTGATTTTGAGTGACTTATAAGATCAGTAGATGAAAGATTAGGTAATTAATCAGCCTCTACAATTGTTGGTAGCAAAACATGTTGTAAATTATAGTCGATAGCTTCTACAGCCTAAAGCTATTAGCCTTTAGCCATTAGCCATTAGCTTTAGGCTGGTTTGCAAGCCTGCTACCTGTTTTATAATACATTGACTTTTAATGGTTTATAAAATCGATAGATGGAAGTTTAGAGCAACGATAGGGTTTTGTGGACTGGATGCTAGATGCCCTGTTTTTCAAGTTTGGGGTTGCATTGCTCAGGTCTCCCTGCGGTAAGACCTTCACGAGAGGAAGAGCTCCCTGTGATCGGTTCATAATTTAGTCCATGTGCTGTTTCCTTAAGGATTGAGCATTAAAAAAACAGACCGTGAGCCATCTGTGACAGGCTAAAGCTAAAAGCTTTGTTAAGGAACCGAATGTAGTGAGCTCAACGTAAGTTAAACAGCATTGGTCAGTAATCCGTAGACGATAGCTTTTTAGCTTCGCGTTGCGACCATTAGCTAAAGCAGAGCTCCCTTTGGTCGGTTCGTAATTTAGTCCAGAGTCAGTAGTCCGTAGACAATAGCTTTTTAGCTTCACGTTGTGGCCATTCGCAATTAACCAAGGAAGAGAATAAAAATCAAAAACTAACAAAAATTTACTATGAAAAAAAATACCTTATTCATTACCACACTGGCTTTGCTGGTGACGCTGGCAACGCTGGCAACACACGCCCAGCAAAACGTAGCTGTATTTAAAAATGGATCAGCTTTTTTTGTGAACAAAATGCGGGTAAATGCCAGTAAAGGATATTATTTGCTTGATAAAGTGCCTGCTGCTACTTTTGGCACGTTGTGGTTTATAGCCGACAACAACACCATCAAAGGCACACGTAGCTATATGGAAAGTGTACGTAAAAAGCAAAAGGTAAAAAATAAAATGGATGCGCTCAGGGCAAATCAAGGCAAAATGATTACGCTTACACTAAGTAATAATAAAACTTATACAGGAGTAGTGCAACGGCTCGATGGCAACATGGTCGTGTTTAGCACTGGGGGCAAATGGATGACTTTTACCCCCAATAATGTAGAAATGGTGGTGTTTAACCAGGCGCCTGCTGCTGAGTATACCCAAAAACAAAAAAAACGGGTGCTTAAAATTGACTTTGCCAAAGCCAATGCCAATCAAACCTTTGAGATGATGTACCTGCAAAAAGGCATTAGTTGGGTGCCCAATTATGCAGTGGCATTGCGCGATAATAAAAAAGCGGTGATTACCCTCAAGGCCAACCTAATGAACGATGTTGAGGACTTAAAAAATGCCAGTATCAACTTTGTGGTAGGAGTGCCCAATTTTGCCTATGATTACCTACAGTCTCCAGTAGCTTCTACCCAGCGGGTCAGTGACTTTATAAGTCGTCTCAATCGCAACAGCAATAGGTCTAGCTCGAGACTCCGCAACCGAGCCGATATAACCACGCAACGTTTGTCTAATTTTGCTCCCCGATCGTTTAATGGTAACATGAGTGGCATACGAGGGCTCAAAGGGCAAAGTGCCGAAGATCTCTACTTTTACAATACTTCTAACATTACCCTCAAAAAAGGCGACCGGGCTTTTTATGAAATATTTAAGGCAAACGTAGACTATGAAGACATTTATGAGGTATCGCTCACTGCCAATAGTAGTAGCCGATCTAGCTACTCTAAGTCGTATGCCCAAAGTGACCAAAGCATAGGGAAGGTATGGCACTCTATTCGTTTGCAAAACAAAACATCTTACCCCTGGACTACAGGCACAGTGCTAATTACCAAGAAAATAAGTGGTGTAGCCAAGCCCCTGAGCCAAGACAAGCTCAACTATACTCCGCCAGGTAGCAAAACTAAACTTAAAATGACTATTTCGCCTAACATCAATGTGAAATCGGCAGAGCGCGAGGTATCGCGCGAAGAGAAAAAAACCCGTAAAGATCGCTATACTTATGATTTACTCACCGTGGAGAGTAAAATTGACATTAAAAACTATCATAATAAAGACATTAAGTTGAGCGTGTGTCGTACCATTACGGGCGAACCAATTAAATGTAATATCCCCTGGAAAACCAACAAAAAATTTAGTGTATACAACAATATCAACCTGAGCCACGACCTTGACTGGGAGGTGAAACTGAAAAAAGGTGAGAAGAAAACCATTACTTACCAATATAAGATTTATGTGCGGAGGTAAGCGTTATAATCGATGAGTTTCTTTGTAAGGCAGGCAAACACCTGGTTGGGTTTGCCTGTTTTTAGGGGTGTTATCTGATAAGTTTTGAACTGTTGACGATTTTTTGGCGTTGGTAGTTTTAGGGAGCAAACAAGAAATAATCTACCCATTTTGCAGCTGCTCTTTTGCCCCGATACTTTGTTACTTTTTGCAGCCGTAGCTCTGCTATGACTTTAAAAAGTGCCGCGTCTCAGAATAAAATAGCTATCAAAGAACGGGTATCCTATTTTTTAATTGCTCCCTTACTTGCGAAACAGTGAGACTTTTGATGGATAGATTTGGCAAATAAAAAATATGAAAGCAAGCTTTGAACATATAGAATCGGTTTATTGGGTATTTACTCAATTGTGCAACGACCAGTGTGCCCATTGTTATAACTTATCGGGACCTAAAGGGGCAAAAATGAGTGAGGAGGAATGTATGCAAATCATTGAAAACTTACCGCCTAAAATAGACCGAATCATTTTATCAGGAGGAGAACCATTGGCCGAAAGGCAAAAATTATACGCCATTCTTGATCGTCTGAAGCAGCGTTATCCTGCCCATACCCAACTAATGCTACAAACCAATGGTGACTTGTTGACCGAAGAAATTTTAGATACACTGATTGCCAAAGGGGTGACTCGCTTTGACATTGCCAGTATTGATCGTTTTCATAAAAATGCAGGCGCCAGGTTAACGGAGCTTGCCGATATGTTTGCATCGCGTGGGGTAAATGGCGATGATAAAGACCCATTGGTAGATAAAGATAATTATTTGCACGGACACCCGCTAAGTTGGGGGTATTGGGGGGCAACCGATGATATGTGGCTAGGGGGCAACTGGGCACGGGGCAGGGCTATAAAAAAAGGAGTGTGGAAAAAAGACCCTGCACATAATTTTTGTACTATACTTTCGGGTGCCCGCAATTTTTTAGGAGGGTACGATGATATTCCTCAGGAGATTTCTATTCAATTGTGGCAAATCAACCCTTGTTGTCCTGGTACTAAAAAAGCGTTGGGCGATGCCCGACACCAAAAAGTAGCAGACGCAATGATGCAAGCTTCCCAATCGCCAATGTGGCAAAAGCTTAACGAGGGCAACCCTTGGCAAATGGGCGAGCATTTGGGCGTTAGTGAGGCGCATGCCAAAGCCCGTACTCAAGCGCTTAAAAATGTGTGTTTGTGGTGTGACGAGTTTTTTGAACAGTATTGTAAGGCATCAGCTCATCAAGTAGTTGAAAACTGAGCATCACAAAAAGATAGGGACTCATTGAGTAATGTTTGAACGCTCATGAGTTAGGTTCCCAAATCAAAATATAGCAACCTGCTGTAGAGCGTTCAAAAAAATTGTGCGCATAGTTGTTACTCAAAGGGCAAATGCTTTACCTTTTCTTCATTATTTTCTTAAAAAAACCATCAATTACGCGGTCGGGTAAAAGCCGGGGCAATGTCCAGTTTTTAAATTTTTGGGGTACAATAGCGTAGCGGGTTTTGGGTGTGCGTTTCTCAAAAATACGGGCAATACGCTTGCCCAAATGCTCCACTGTTAAGCCCTTGTTGGCGCCATCTTGTGCCATTTGGGCAAACGCGTGCAAAGCTGTTTCGTAATCAGTGTCGTCATAAGGTGCAGGGTTGATACCTTTGTCCCAAATGGGTGTTTTTACTGAACCAGGACCTATCAATATTACGTCTATACCGTACAGCAGCAATTCGCGCCGCCAACTTTGTGACAAACCCTCTACAGCGTGTTTGGTGGCAACATAAGCCCCTATAAAAGGTGCCCCAACCTTACCACCTACCGAGCTTATATTGAGTATTTTACCTGGAGCAACGGGGTGGTTTTTACGAGCACCCAACAAGGGTAAAAAAGCTTGGGTTACTTGAATAAGACCAAATACGTTTACCTCAAAGTGTTGGCGAATATCGCTCATAGGTTGTAGTGCCAACGGTCCACCCAAGGCAATGCCTGCATTATTGATCAAACCTGCCAAACCTTGCTCATTGCCCAGTATTTGTTCTACTTGTTGCACGGCTTGCTGTATAGCTTCTGGGTTGCTTACATCAAACAACAAAGGGATAAAGCGATCTCCAAACTCACTACTTAATTTATCGGCATCAGCTTGTTTGCGTACACTACCTAATACTTGATAGCCTCGTTGGTGAAATTCTTTGACGCAACCGTAGCCTATGCCAGTAGATGCGCCTGTAATCAGGATTGTTTTCATGGATATGATGTTCTTTAGTATATAAGTACCAAGGTAAAATTAAATATGACTGATGAGTAGGTATAACAGCGATATTATGAGCAAGTTACCCTTACTTGTAGCTTATGGCTAATTACTTGCTGCTACTTAATTGGGTTGTTTGGGCAAAAGGGTGGCCTATGGCTCTTTTAATGCTTATGAAGCATACATTTGTTGTAAATCAACCATTTGGGTTAGAGGAGTTTTGTTGTTTTAGGGAGTAACCAACAAATAGTATACACCAAAACCTCTCACTGAAAACACGTACTTTATTTACTGGTTGCTCCCTTACTAAGTACAATGGAACAAAAGTTTTCATAAATTTGCCTTTTATTTTGCTCTAAAACTAACAAATATATGCAAGAACTCAATATGCCTGAGTTTGATCATCAGGTAAAAAAACGAGATGACAAGCTATGGATTTTTGATATTCTGCGAAAGAAACACATTTTCTTGACTCCAGAAGAGTGGGTACGCCAAAACCTGATTCATTACCTGATCAATTACCTTGGTTATCCCAAGTCGTTGATTAAGGTAGAAACCGGGCTAAAATATGACAGGCGTCAAAAGCGTTCTGATGTGTTGGTGTATGATCGTGAGGGACAAGTGTTTTTGTTGGTAGAATGTAAAGCCATGCATATCAAAATTGGACAAGATACCCTTGAGCAAGTATCAGTGTATAATCACGTGCTCAAGGCACAACACATAATGATTACCAATGGTCATCATTATTTGGTGTACGCTACCAACCACGAGGCAAAACAGTATGAGTTGATACCAAACATCCCTGTTTTTCCTGGAGTTTAAGTTTTGTGCTAAAACGAAAAAGGTAAAATGTTTCAAGTAAAAAACATTCCTGTTTATGGTATCAAATAGTGAACAAATCAGTGCTTGCCAAAGGGTGGATGCCAAGAATTTTGACCTCTTTTACTGCATACCCTTTTGTTATTTAGGAAGTTTTTTTGGCTACTTGTACAGGAATTGAAATATTTTTCTGAAAAAGTAATACATTTTTTATACCCCCTCATGTTTACTTTATGTTTTCGTGGGTTAATATATAAATACTTGTTTGTCAGTGTTTTGGTAAGTTTTGCTTAGTCTTGTAAATATAGGTGTTTACCTAGGTGTCTCCTCGTTGTACACCGTGTATACTTTTTGTAACCGCGGTTTTTTTGCCCTCCATTTCTAAACTTTTATACTCGCTCAGCTTTTAAAAAACAGTATGTCCTGCTAATGATG
This window contains:
- a CDS encoding GH3 auxin-responsive promoter family protein, whose product is MSIVDNVIKWGLKRRWPKIKHFMQHPDEVQKRMFTKLVELAKNTEWGKKYHYKDIRRFEQFQERVPISSYEDLYPYIERMLKGEQNVLWSSKINWFAKSSGTTNARSKFIPVSRETLQKCHFRGGRDMLSLVVVNKPDTRFFRGKGLSVGGSLSPNPHWQGTYYGDVSAVIMHHMPRWAQYLRAPSLETALMPNWEEKIEAMAAEAIPLNITSALGVPTWTIVLFKRILEITGAKHIKEVWPDFEIFVHGAVAFQPYRELFDSLAPGISYMETYNASEGFFGLQDDLSRDDMLLMLDYDMFYEFIPLSEVDKEHPQTLTLDQVELDKNYAIIISNSSGLWRYKIGDTVKFTSLSPFRVKITGRTKHFINAFGEEVIIENAETAITAACNATGAVLNNFTAGPIYLGSQSKGGHEWIIEFAENPSSMDTFSTVLDQTLREVNSDYDAKRHLDMALIKPVVHNVPEGTFYEWLKQRGKIGGQIKVPRLANSRVYLDEILNLVNSRF
- the recJ gene encoding single-stranded-DNA-specific exonuclease RecJ encodes the protein MQKRWIFKETPDPQLVNQLASSLEISESMATLLVQRDIKTFDAAKDFFRPSLKNHLHDPFLMQDMEKAVIRLEKAIEHKEKMMIYGDYDVDGTTSVALVYGFLQNYHSLLDYYIPDRYLEGYGISKISIDWAKEQGITLVIALDCGIKSVELMDYANEQGVDYIICDHHMPGQEIPRAHAVLDPKRKDCAYPFKELSGCGVGFKLMQAYCLRNNIDLEKLYPFLDLLVISIACDIVPIIGENRVMAFYGLRQLNQTQRTGIKALIDVAKFSDDTVLDISNVVFGLGPRINAAGRIQHAKKAVMLLVSNNKKEADYVAELINKDNLQRRDLDSSITEEALSMIEQNRLEKSKTTVLFKENWHKGVIGIVASRCIETYHRPTVILTQHNGKATGSARSVPGFDLYEAIDACADLLEQFGGHTHAAGLTLTLDKIEPFRQKFENIVAKQIDEEQLTPLIEIDAKIELKDITGKFYRILQQFAPFGPANMRPVFVSEHLYADYPKLLKEKHVKFRTRQEGSDAFFDAIGFGMPEHYERIASGERFALCYNIDENRYRGQTSLQLKIKDIKFYE
- a CDS encoding leucine-rich repeat domain-containing protein; its protein translation is MSELAQQLIEINLVTKDPELDLGCCGLDGTEESLFTRLAEADHLHTLILSDECTIYNELSGNFMISNTTNKGPSSRITHVPSQLPTSLQKLVLGKVTQGAQRWELKNTQAISQLKHLRVLHLYSCVLDDLSFLQDLPQLQELDLSELLMEKPPVIGKLDNLKSLTMHNCGLGNNNLAFLKTLKNLRHVDFSYNYLTDLSSFSSLSKLTSFYVANNHLPDLTSLKHFPQLEALQLQNNEIHELDGIEHLSNLRHLNLEGNLLDELDPLQHLPQLELLSVKDNLVEDLSPIAQLTQLRYLDVSDNGGLDIAPLKNLKSLETLDLYSGALDTEDILFLKDFKQLKRLNLDDNDLESLDLFKYMPQLQMLNLSNNEIENIDDLWGLTNLQWLNINNNQIENIDCLQLLDNLLFLMMSNNRIKEIESLKHLSKLRVLDIGGNHIKDVTPLVDLPELGVIRLNPKSLSYLPMAFVLACCQGEFVYDLQKEAELPAIQEIYPLMVSSDKSYQALAAQLMKSNQWTPDQIDMYYQTIEFYEGMSISTDDKVMELFYTKKI
- a CDS encoding radical SAM protein, with the translated sequence MKASFEHIESVYWVFTQLCNDQCAHCYNLSGPKGAKMSEEECMQIIENLPPKIDRIILSGGEPLAERQKLYAILDRLKQRYPAHTQLMLQTNGDLLTEEILDTLIAKGVTRFDIASIDRFHKNAGARLTELADMFASRGVNGDDKDPLVDKDNYLHGHPLSWGYWGATDDMWLGGNWARGRAIKKGVWKKDPAHNFCTILSGARNFLGGYDDIPQEISIQLWQINPCCPGTKKALGDARHQKVADAMMQASQSPMWQKLNEGNPWQMGEHLGVSEAHAKARTQALKNVCLWCDEFFEQYCKASAHQVVEN
- a CDS encoding SDR family oxidoreductase translates to MKTILITGASTGIGYGCVKEFHQRGYQVLGSVRKQADADKLSSEFGDRFIPLLFDVSNPEAIQQAVQQVEQILGNEQGLAGLINNAGIALGGPLALQPMSDIRQHFEVNVFGLIQVTQAFLPLLGARKNHPVAPGKILNISSVGGKVGAPFIGAYVATKHAVEGLSQSWRRELLLYGIDVILIGPGSVKTPIWDKGINPAPYDDTDYETALHAFAQMAQDGANKGLTVEHLGKRIARIFEKRTPKTRYAIVPQKFKNWTLPRLLPDRVIDGFFKKIMKKR
- a CDS encoding type I restriction enzyme HsdR N-terminal domain-containing protein, which encodes MQELNMPEFDHQVKKRDDKLWIFDILRKKHIFLTPEEWVRQNLIHYLINYLGYPKSLIKVETGLKYDRRQKRSDVLVYDREGQVFLLVECKAMHIKIGQDTLEQVSVYNHVLKAQHIMITNGHHYLVYATNHEAKQYELIPNIPVFPGV